CACAAATAAAGGTTCCCAAAATCAAAAATATTCATTAAAACAAGGTTTCATTCAGCGCAGCAAAATCATCTTCTTCACCTGCTGGAAATGTCCGGCGCAAAACCGGTAGAAATAAACCCCGCTGCTCAGCCCAGAAGCATCAAATCGGAAGACATGTCTCCCTGATGAAAGTTTTTCATCGACGAGTTCGGCAACTTTTTCGCCCAGCGCGTTGAAAATCTCCAGCGAGACCAGTTCTTTTTCGGGCAGAAAAAATGAAATTTGCGTGATAGAATTAAATGGATTTGGGTAATTCTGAATCAAGGCGAAGTTGCTGATTGTCCTCTCTTTACTCGTTCGGACAGATAAAATATTTTGATATTCACACGCGCCGATATCCGCAGACGCTCCCACAGGAACAGGCATGCCGTAAAAGTCCGTCGTGTAGCCCAACAGAAGCCCGTTGTCTATACAAGGCGATTCACCGCTCAGACGCCAGTTGTCAATTTCATTCACGAACAGCGGATTTTTTTGTATATTGCTGTTCATTTGGTCGTTGTGCTCGCCGTTATTGGCATTGAACTGGGACACGGTGAGACTTTTCAGCCGGTAGAAAATCACTTTTGTCGTCGTCGGGTTATAAATGCAATTATTCTCAAAAATATTTCCTTTGACAGAAGCGTGATTGTCGATGACAATGCCGTAACCGTTCAGAGCTTCTCTGGAATTTGTGCCGCAGTTGTAAATGATATTGTTCCTGAAATAGTTATTTATTTTATCGTTCTGATCCGCGCGAATTCTTATCCCCGCTTCTTCGCAGTTCATGATTGTGTTATTTTCAATGTAATTATCGTGACAAACATGGCCGTCGCCATATCCTTGCAAGTCAAATCCCTGCGCTGTTGCGCCTTTAGCCGGGGAATTTTTCACGCCGTCAATGACATTGTGATGCACGCGATTGTTGTTGCCGTTAATTTGATTTCTGACGGTGGTGTCTTTTATCAGATTGCCGTAAAATTCGTTGTTTTGACACAAACCTTCTCTGCCGTCTGTGCCGATCCCGTGCATGTAGGAAATATTTTTGCCGGAAATAAAATTGTTGCAAACGATATTATTGTAAACGCCCGGGTCTCCCTCATACGAAGCATACAAATAAATCCCGCAATGCCCCCAATCCAATACTTGATTCGACTGAATGAGACAGTCGTGCGCTCCGGCAGTTAGCAGAACGCCATCTTCTACGCCTCTCTTTTCCGGCGGCCCGTAAATAAAATGAAAACCTGAATCGATGAGATTGTTCTCAATCATAATGTGGTGAGAGGACTGGCCTTGATAAGGATTTACCCGAATACCCATGCAGGCATATCGTCCGATAGCACAATTTTTAATTGTGAGATAGCTACAGCCATAAATGGCGATCGTATGTCCTGATCCGCCTTCCAGATCCAGATTTTCCAATATCAGATATTTTTGCTTTCTGATGCGGACGTTTAAATAAAGTTTGTTTCCCTGCATTGATTGAAAGACTTCTGCGGGGTTACCAGTGGAATAAAGATAAAGCGCATTGTCGCTGTAACACCATTTCGATTTTGCGCCGTCAATATTGCTCACCAGATTCGTCCGCAAAATTTCTTTCCCGTCAATCAACAACCGTCTCGGATTCCAGTTGTAATCCATGCGCCAGATATTATTTCCCAGATTTGTCCATTTCCCGCTGTTTTTCCA
Above is a genomic segment from Calditrichota bacterium containing:
- a CDS encoding T9SS type A sorting domain-containing protein — protein: WKNSGKWTNLGNNIWRMDYNWNPRRLLIDGKEILRTNLVSNIDGAKSKWCYSDNALYLYSTGNPAEVFQSMQGNKLYLNVRIRKQKYLILENLDLEGGSGHTIAIYGCSYLTIKNCAIGRYACMGIRVNPYQGQSSHHIMIENNLIDSGFHFIYGPPEKRGVEDGVLLTAGAHDCLIQSNQVLDWGHCGIYLYASYEGDPGVYNNIVCNNFISGKNISYMHGIGTDGREGLCQNNEFYGNLIKDTTVRNQINGNNNRVHHNVIDGVKNSPAKGATAQGFDLQGYGDGHVCHDNYIENNTIMNCEEAGIRIRADQNDKINNYFRNNIIYNCGTNSREALNGYGIVIDNHASVKGNIFENNCIYNPTTTKVIFYRLKSLTVSQFNANNGEHNDQMNSNIQKNPLFVNEIDNWRLSGESPCIDNGLLLGYTTDFYGMPVPVGASADIGACEYQNILSVRTSKERTISNFALIQNYPNPFNSITQISFFLPEKELVSLEIFNALGEKVAELVDEKLSSGRHVFRFDASGLSSGVYFYRFCAGHFQQVKKMILLR